The following are encoded together in the Actinoplanes sp. N902-109 genome:
- a CDS encoding bifunctional diguanylate cyclase/phosphodiesterase, translated as MTGEERQADRLRPTTALLTAGAVLLLSMLLYAVNYAGLHTPEAVPWLPALTATVLGAWTCRRTSRTPGLNPVTARVWRSLAVVCVLIMLGIAGDIRYFTVNPAAVDQQHDIPTSALYAAAILVLLWALLRLPMGERERQERVLLRFALDAATVAVTLAIFSWYVIHRVVDAWRAGPTAVVPMLTLSALGLIGSLAFVKVAMSDLGGLDRIALRWLAVAAAVGAAGGGLLPLLIPLHPGLSGSMMFIPATLLCVEFAADRQRRAAGVRHLVRRRRSFSVVPYLAVAATDGLLLVVGSSAGRVVLTVSLAAVVLTALVVVRQVNALRDNGRLLRRVHANQRELAHRASHDDLTQLANRTLFEQETRGALADPGTTLSLAMIDLDDFKAINDRLGHAVGDALLVVVAERLREAVRADDMVARFGGDEFGLLLRGLPAGEATEVLDRIAEALTRPVHALGFDLLVKASIGLAEAWPAAGSSELLRRADLAMYAAKERGKGRYAIYDARLERDQAADAQLGAELRQAMNDGDLFLVYQPIVALPHGEWTSLETLIRWKHPERGFVSPDVFIPIAERTGLIVPLGDWILRTALHQAAQWRARFGTAAPAEIGVNVSARQLREPGFAADVRSALADTGFDPERLVVEVTETAVFDGGMALDTLRDLVTLGVKVALDDFGTGHSSLGLLRTVPADTLKVDKSFVDGIGGRSEEAVIATAMIQITNGLHLQAIAEGVETAEQAETLHRLGYRFAQGYHFDRPLTADQVTERLSAPRTLPV; from the coding sequence ATGACGGGCGAGGAACGGCAGGCGGACCGGCTGCGGCCGACCACTGCGCTGCTCACCGCCGGCGCGGTGCTGCTGCTGTCCATGCTGCTGTACGCGGTCAACTACGCCGGGCTGCACACGCCGGAGGCCGTACCGTGGCTCCCGGCACTGACCGCGACCGTGCTCGGCGCCTGGACCTGCCGGCGCACCAGCCGCACGCCGGGCCTGAACCCGGTCACCGCGCGGGTCTGGCGCAGCCTCGCGGTCGTCTGTGTGCTGATCATGCTGGGCATCGCCGGGGACATCCGGTACTTCACCGTCAACCCGGCGGCGGTCGACCAGCAGCACGACATCCCGACCTCGGCGCTCTACGCGGCGGCCATCCTGGTGCTGCTGTGGGCGCTGCTGCGGCTGCCGATGGGCGAGCGCGAGCGGCAGGAACGGGTGCTGCTGCGCTTCGCGCTGGACGCCGCGACCGTGGCCGTCACGCTCGCCATCTTCTCCTGGTACGTGATCCACCGGGTGGTCGACGCCTGGCGGGCCGGCCCGACCGCGGTCGTGCCGATGCTCACGCTCAGCGCGCTCGGGCTGATCGGCTCGCTGGCGTTCGTCAAGGTGGCGATGAGCGACCTCGGCGGGCTGGACCGCATCGCGCTGCGCTGGCTGGCGGTCGCCGCCGCGGTCGGCGCCGCCGGTGGTGGCCTGCTGCCGCTGCTGATCCCGCTGCACCCCGGGCTGAGCGGCTCGATGATGTTCATCCCGGCCACCCTGCTGTGCGTGGAGTTCGCCGCGGACCGCCAGCGCCGGGCCGCCGGGGTGCGGCACCTGGTGCGCCGGCGGCGCTCGTTCAGCGTGGTGCCGTACCTCGCCGTCGCGGCCACCGACGGGCTGCTGCTGGTGGTCGGCAGCTCAGCCGGGCGGGTAGTGCTGACTGTCTCGCTGGCCGCCGTGGTGCTGACCGCGCTGGTGGTCGTGCGGCAGGTCAACGCGCTGCGCGACAACGGCCGGCTGCTCCGCCGGGTGCACGCCAACCAGCGCGAGCTCGCCCATCGGGCCAGCCACGACGATCTCACCCAGCTGGCCAACCGCACGCTGTTCGAACAGGAGACCCGGGGCGCGCTGGCCGACCCGGGCACCACGCTGAGCCTCGCGATGATCGACCTGGACGACTTCAAGGCGATCAACGACCGGCTCGGGCACGCGGTCGGCGACGCGCTGCTGGTGGTGGTCGCCGAGCGGCTGCGCGAGGCGGTGCGCGCCGACGACATGGTGGCCCGCTTCGGCGGTGACGAGTTCGGCCTGCTGCTGCGCGGGCTGCCCGCCGGCGAGGCCACCGAGGTGCTGGACCGCATCGCCGAGGCGCTCACCCGCCCGGTCCACGCACTCGGCTTCGACCTGCTGGTCAAGGCCAGCATCGGGCTGGCCGAGGCCTGGCCCGCGGCCGGGTCCTCCGAGCTGCTGCGCCGCGCCGACCTGGCCATGTACGCCGCCAAGGAACGCGGCAAGGGCCGGTATGCGATCTACGACGCCAGGCTCGAACGCGACCAGGCCGCCGACGCCCAGCTGGGGGCCGAGCTGCGCCAGGCGATGAACGACGGCGACCTGTTCCTGGTCTACCAGCCGATCGTGGCGCTGCCGCACGGCGAGTGGACGTCGCTGGAGACGCTGATCCGCTGGAAGCACCCGGAACGCGGGTTCGTCAGCCCGGACGTGTTCATCCCGATCGCCGAGCGCACCGGGCTGATCGTGCCGCTGGGCGACTGGATCCTGCGGACCGCGCTGCACCAGGCCGCGCAGTGGCGTGCGCGGTTCGGCACCGCCGCCCCGGCCGAGATCGGCGTCAACGTCTCGGCCCGCCAGCTGCGTGAGCCCGGGTTCGCCGCGGACGTACGCTCGGCGCTGGCCGACACCGGCTTCGATCCGGAACGGCTGGTCGTCGAAGTCACCGAGACCGCGGTGTTCGACGGTGGCATGGCCCTGGACACCCTGCGCGACCTGGTCACCCTCGGGGTGAAGGTGGCGCTGGACGACTTCGGCACCGGGCACTCCTCGCTCGGCCTGCTGCGCACCGTGCCGGCCGACACCCTCAAGGTCGACAAGTCGTTCGTCGACGGCATCGGCGGGCGCTCCGAGGAGGCGGTGATCGCCACCGCGATGATCCAGATCACCAACGGGCTGCACCTGCAGGCGATCGCCGAGGGGGTGGAGACCGCCGAGCAGGCCGAGACGCTGCACCGGCTCGGTTACCGCTTCGCGCAGGGTTACCACTTCGACCGCCCGCTCACCGCGGACCAGGTCACCGAACGGCTTTCCGCACCCCGCACCCTCCCGGTGTGA
- a CDS encoding proteasome assembly chaperone family protein yields MLDPHGLYELADDLPELDGVVLVQALTGFVDAGSAIQLSRDHLLEHFENRVLATFDLDQLLDYRSRRPPMVFVEDHWDSYEQPSLALHLVKDLTGTSFLLLAGPEPDLQWERFIRAVRELIDRFGVSLTVGLNAIPMAVPHTRPAGVTAHATDQRLLGEHESWLQRVQVPASVGNLLEFRLGESGHDALGYAAHVPHYLAQATYPAAAELLIESVANTTGLVLPTAALHEAAGEVRTEVDKQVADDEQATRLVSSLEAQYDAFLRGREGNLLAEPGSDLPSADELGAELERFLAEQTKDSD; encoded by the coding sequence GTGCTCGACCCACACGGGCTCTACGAGTTGGCCGACGACCTGCCTGAGCTGGACGGCGTGGTGCTCGTCCAGGCACTCACCGGGTTCGTCGACGCGGGGAGCGCCATCCAGCTCTCCCGGGATCACCTGCTGGAGCACTTCGAGAACAGGGTCCTGGCCACCTTCGACCTCGACCAGTTGCTCGACTACCGCTCCCGCCGTCCCCCGATGGTCTTCGTCGAGGACCACTGGGACAGCTACGAGCAGCCCAGCCTCGCCCTGCACCTGGTCAAGGACCTCACCGGTACGTCGTTCCTGCTGCTCGCCGGTCCGGAACCGGATCTGCAGTGGGAACGCTTCATCAGGGCCGTGCGCGAGCTGATCGACCGGTTCGGGGTCAGCCTGACCGTGGGGCTCAACGCCATCCCGATGGCCGTGCCGCACACCCGCCCGGCCGGCGTCACCGCCCACGCCACCGACCAGCGCCTGCTCGGCGAGCACGAGTCCTGGCTGCAGCGGGTGCAGGTCCCGGCCAGCGTCGGCAACCTGCTGGAGTTCCGGCTCGGCGAGTCCGGCCACGACGCCCTGGGCTACGCCGCCCACGTCCCGCACTACCTCGCCCAGGCCACCTACCCGGCCGCTGCCGAGCTGCTGATCGAGTCGGTGGCCAACACCACCGGGCTGGTCCTGCCGACCGCCGCGCTGCACGAGGCCGCCGGTGAGGTCCGCACGGAGGTGGACAAGCAGGTCGCCGACGACGAGCAGGCCACCCGTCTGGTGTCGTCGCTGGAGGCGCAGTACGACGCTTTCCTGCGCGGGCGCGAGGGCAACCTGCTGGCCGAGCCGGGCAGCGACCTGCCCAGCGCCGACGAGCTCGGCGCCGAACTGGAGCGCTTCCTGGCCGAGCAGACCAAGGACAGCGACTGA